The Geotrypetes seraphini chromosome 6, aGeoSer1.1, whole genome shotgun sequence genome includes a window with the following:
- the LOC117362316 gene encoding olfactory receptor 51D1-like: MLFFNTTIFHPSVFVLVGFPGLESMHYLFSFPLCCMYFLALLGNCTILFIVRAEHSLHEPMYLFLCMLAIIDLILSSFTMPKMIGLFWFDAKEIEFGACLTQMFFIHSLSAMESTILLAMAFDRYIAICNPLRHSSILTNRMVAKIGLVTLIRGFIFFFPLPFLLKRLSYCRTNVLSHSFCLHQDMMKLSCIDKTVNIVYGLFIILSVMGIDSLFIILSYILIVRSVLSLSSREAGMKAFNTCISHICAVLMFYIPLIGLSVIHRFGTRSTSRTHIIMADIYLLVPPVLNPIVYGIKTKQIRNRIMKIFHQNALRSDLCN; this comes from the coding sequence ATGTTGTTTTTCAACACCACCATTTTCCATCCATCAGTCTTCGTTTTGGTTGGGTTCCCTGGGCTGGAATCTATGCATTACTTATTCAGTTTCCCCCTCTGCTGCATGTACTTCTTGGCACTGCTTGGCAATTGTACCATATTATTCATCGTCAGAGCTGAGCATAGCCTCCATGAGCCTATGTACTTGTTCCTCTGCATGCTGGCCATCATCGATCTGATTCTCTCCTCTTTCACAATGCCCAAAATGATAGGGCTCTTCTGGTTTGATGCTAAAGAAATTGAGTTTGGTGCCTGTCTCACTCAGATGTTCTTCATCCATTCCCTTTCGGCCATGGAGTCCACCATCTTGCTGGCCATGGCCTTCGATCGCTACATTGCTATCTGCAATCCATTGAGGCATTCGTCCATCCTCACCAATAGGATGGTCGCAAAGATTGGACTGGTCACCTTGATTCGAGGCTTcatcttttttttcccattaccCTTCCTACTTAAAAGACTGTCATACTGTAGGACTAATGTACTGTCCCATTCCTTCTGCCTACATCAAGACATGATGAAGTTGTCTTGCATTGATAAGACAGTCAACATTGTGTATGGTCTGTTCATCATTCTGTCTGTGATGGGAATAGACTCCCTCTTCATCATCCTCTCATATATTCTAATTGTGAGGTCTGTCTTAAGCCTTTCATCAAGAGAAGCAGGCATGAAGGCCTTTAACACTTGTATATCCCACATATGTGCTGTCCTTATGTTCTACATCCCACTGATTGGTCTCTCAGTAATACACAGATTTGGAACACGAAGTACATCAAGGACTCATATCATTATGGCAGACATCTACCTCCTGGTCCCTCCTGTGTTGAACCCCATAGTTTATGgtataaaaaccaaacaaattcGTAACAGGATCATGAAAATATTCCATCAGAATGCTCTTAGATCTGACCTTTGCAACTAA